The Lentzea guizhouensis genome contains a region encoding:
- a CDS encoding AraC family transcriptional regulator, translated as MLERLNQAMAHIEDNLDREVDVKELARIAGSSEYHFRRMFSALAGIPLSEYIRRRRLTMAASEVLSGQSSLLDVAVRWGYGSNEAFARAFRAMHGVGPQEARSTRKPLQSQQVLRFTLTIEGSASMEYRVVEKEAFQVVGRGTRVPLVHLGMNPAIVEFIKGIGRPVLERMEQLSDSDPQGLVALTSNQEGNQEGDHLDYFHGVVTTKEAPEDMETITVPKNTWAVFTSEGPFPETIQYMWRDVYTQWFPSTSYESVEGPSMLRTEIDGDTARAELWIPVTS; from the coding sequence GTGCTGGAACGACTCAACCAGGCCATGGCCCACATCGAGGACAACCTCGACCGCGAGGTGGACGTGAAGGAGCTCGCGCGGATCGCGGGCAGTTCGGAGTACCACTTCCGGCGGATGTTCTCGGCGCTCGCGGGGATTCCGCTGAGCGAGTACATCAGGCGCAGAAGGCTCACCATGGCGGCGAGTGAGGTCCTCAGTGGACAGAGTTCGCTGCTCGACGTTGCCGTCAGGTGGGGTTACGGGTCCAACGAGGCTTTTGCGCGGGCGTTCAGGGCCATGCACGGGGTTGGGCCGCAGGAGGCGCGCAGCACCAGGAAACCGTTGCAGTCGCAGCAGGTGCTGAGGTTCACGCTGACGATCGAGGGGAGTGCGAGCATGGAGTACCGGGTCGTGGAGAAGGAAGCGTTCCAGGTCGTGGGGCGGGGGACGCGGGTGCCGTTGGTGCACCTGGGGATGAACCCGGCGATCGTGGAGTTCATCAAGGGCATCGGGCGGCCGGTGCTGGAGCGCATGGAACAGCTCAGCGACAGCGATCCGCAGGGGCTGGTGGCGCTCACCAGCAACCAGGAAGGGAACCAGGAGGGAGATCACCTCGACTACTTCCACGGTGTGGTGACCACCAAGGAGGCGCCGGAGGACATGGAGACCATCACGGTTCCGAAGAACACGTGGGCGGTCTTCACCAGCGAAGGGCCGTTCCCGGAGACGATCCAGTACATGTGGCGGGACGTGTACACGCAGTGGTTCCCGTCCACCAGCTACGAGAGCGTCGAAGGGCCGTCGATGTTGCGCACGGAGATCGACGGCGACACGGCCAGGGCCGAGCTGTGGATTCCGGTCACCAGCTGA
- a CDS encoding DUF3558 domain-containing protein, which produces MTKYTGKIFVLAAFAAATVSACTGGGEQGKATTPSAPPPSSSDSSQELPSRPQELKVDGVDPCKLLTADQMKQIKVASTKSVQPNIVDKKPSPACFYQNSLDYTYTVGVVTHNGVPYWLRSGGTVESKLVDVSGYGAAEIKFVGTNDVDCAIAVDVADGQQLFVSYKPLNTESQEEMCGKAKTAAGLALVTLKTLK; this is translated from the coding sequence GTGACCAAGTACACCGGCAAGATTTTCGTTCTGGCTGCTTTTGCCGCCGCCACCGTTTCCGCGTGCACCGGCGGGGGTGAGCAGGGCAAGGCCACGACTCCGTCGGCGCCGCCGCCTTCTTCGTCCGACTCGTCGCAGGAGCTGCCTTCCCGGCCTCAGGAGCTGAAGGTCGACGGTGTCGACCCGTGCAAGCTGCTGACGGCCGACCAGATGAAGCAGATCAAGGTCGCGTCCACGAAATCGGTGCAACCCAACATCGTGGACAAAAAGCCATCTCCTGCGTGCTTCTACCAGAACAGCCTCGACTACACCTACACGGTCGGAGTCGTCACGCACAACGGCGTTCCCTACTGGCTGCGAAGCGGCGGCACGGTGGAGTCGAAACTGGTCGACGTCTCCGGCTACGGCGCGGCCGAGATCAAGTTCGTCGGCACGAATGACGTCGACTGCGCGATTGCGGTCGACGTTGCGGATGGCCAGCAGCTCTTCGTGAGCTACAAGCCGCTCAACACGGAATCGCAAGAAGAAATGTGTGGAAAAGCCAAGACCGCCGCAGGGCTCGCGCTCGTGACGCTCAAGACCTTGAAGTGA
- a CDS encoding ESX secretion-associated protein EspG, translated as MVLSTVEFAVVWEAQRLPAAHVALDTRIPSITHTEKAEVVKRAWESLESRGLAGNGRVVPELADGFALLANAQMSIDLWIWADRQISGLAAAVGDEAILAVQDRDEMWLIEARGTALAEAAVSVAGEMPAGFGRSISLPYDDLVAAAKDVGQDAQRLITTLERQGMRLGDAQELAGMLDGTSTRGQFGVQRGGQRAGRVVSFHDTHNGRYLRQLKPSSDGRKWCTITPVDNHRLAAAVWELFQEV; from the coding sequence GTGGTTCTGTCCACAGTGGAGTTCGCCGTGGTCTGGGAGGCGCAACGCCTCCCAGCCGCCCACGTCGCGCTCGACACGCGGATTCCCTCCATCACCCACACCGAGAAGGCCGAGGTGGTGAAACGGGCCTGGGAGTCGCTCGAATCGCGCGGCCTGGCCGGCAACGGCCGGGTCGTGCCCGAGCTCGCGGACGGGTTCGCGTTGCTCGCGAACGCGCAGATGTCGATCGACCTGTGGATCTGGGCCGACCGGCAGATCAGCGGGCTGGCCGCGGCCGTGGGCGACGAGGCCATCCTCGCCGTCCAGGACCGCGACGAGATGTGGCTGATCGAGGCGCGCGGCACGGCACTGGCCGAGGCCGCGGTGTCGGTGGCCGGTGAGATGCCGGCCGGGTTCGGGCGCTCGATCAGCCTGCCGTACGACGACCTGGTCGCCGCGGCCAAGGACGTCGGCCAGGACGCCCAGCGGTTGATCACCACCCTCGAACGCCAGGGCATGCGCCTCGGCGACGCGCAGGAGCTCGCCGGCATGCTCGACGGCACCTCCACGCGCGGGCAGTTCGGCGTGCAGCGGGGCGGCCAGCGCGCCGGCCGCGTCGTTTCCTTCCATGACACGCACAACGGCCGCTATCTGCGGCAGCTCAAGCCGAGCAGCGACGGCCGCAAGTGGTGCACCATCACGCCGGTCGACAACCACCGGCTCGCCGCCGCCGTCTGGGAGCTCTTCCAGGAAGTGTGA
- a CDS encoding ESX secretion-associated protein EspG, with amino-acid sequence MRAALTPSAFRAAWDHLDLGAMPIVLHAPESIVEHAGPDPWLGKALHQLAFPTLALDVRLGIGSTSTRAMVVASGIRAVLTRDEVVIDEVGDMTAALVELVPETGLRAWFGAIAVNDNGRRHRIDAIVDEDITRQALKGRIDALLDTIRSKVSE; translated from the coding sequence GTGAGAGCAGCACTCACCCCGTCCGCGTTCCGCGCGGCGTGGGACCACCTCGACCTGGGCGCGATGCCGATCGTGCTGCACGCACCCGAGTCCATTGTGGAGCATGCGGGGCCCGACCCGTGGCTCGGCAAAGCACTCCACCAACTCGCGTTCCCCACACTCGCCCTCGACGTGCGCCTCGGCATCGGCAGCACGTCGACGCGCGCGATGGTCGTGGCGAGCGGCATCAGGGCGGTGCTCACCCGCGACGAGGTCGTCATCGACGAGGTGGGCGACATGACCGCCGCCCTCGTGGAGCTCGTCCCGGAAACGGGCCTTCGTGCGTGGTTCGGCGCGATCGCCGTGAACGACAACGGTCGCCGGCACCGAATTGACGCGATCGTGGACGAGGACATCACCCGACAGGCGTTGAAAGGACGAATCGACGCCCTGCTCGACACAATTCGTTCTAAGGTCTCCGAGTAG
- a CDS encoding WXG100 family type VII secretion target, which translates to MSAMDEVASLPGGAPLAELADKVENAQPQAVRDIANRWKQAAGKCGDQSNALQRSVSQLDGAWEGKSADGFVAYMGNVTKCGTSMTDALNGAAADLEAAANALETAKSSMSRICENLLSRARQVRRQLHGQPQEDVDSIIRSYCAEALGDAQPVISQAENALNTAAGALKGRPGSLAPKFSSIEDPNTQTFTPAPGKPVEWTASPPPDDSTSTSSSEAKPAPAQDRGQGGGGGASGGGGGGASGGGGGGGGGGVGGMGPSGGPPSGSPPPGNVEEWIREAIKILQANGIPVTEDNIDEIWKIIEKESSGNPHAINLWDSNAQKGTPSKGLMQCIDSTFNAHKLPGHDDIWNPVDNIIAGVRYTFSRYGGFDGHPGLKAMSQGGGYQGY; encoded by the coding sequence ATGAGCGCGATGGACGAGGTCGCCTCCCTTCCCGGCGGCGCCCCGCTGGCAGAGCTCGCCGACAAGGTCGAGAACGCCCAACCCCAAGCCGTGCGCGACATCGCGAACCGCTGGAAGCAGGCCGCCGGCAAGTGCGGCGACCAGTCGAACGCCCTGCAGCGCTCCGTCTCCCAGCTCGACGGCGCCTGGGAAGGCAAGTCGGCCGACGGCTTCGTCGCCTACATGGGCAACGTCACCAAGTGCGGCACCTCGATGACAGACGCGCTCAACGGCGCCGCGGCCGACCTGGAGGCGGCCGCGAACGCCTTGGAAACCGCGAAGTCCTCGATGAGCCGCATCTGCGAGAACCTGCTGAGTCGCGCCCGCCAGGTCCGCCGGCAACTGCACGGCCAACCGCAGGAAGACGTCGACAGCATCATCCGCAGCTACTGCGCCGAAGCCCTCGGCGACGCCCAACCCGTCATCTCCCAGGCAGAAAACGCCCTGAACACCGCCGCCGGCGCCTTGAAGGGCCGCCCAGGCTCGCTCGCCCCGAAGTTCTCGTCCATCGAGGACCCGAACACGCAGACCTTCACGCCCGCACCCGGCAAGCCCGTGGAGTGGACCGCAAGCCCGCCGCCCGACGACTCCACGTCGACGTCCTCCTCAGAAGCCAAGCCCGCACCCGCGCAGGACCGCGGCCAAGGCGGCGGTGGTGGTGCTTCCGGCGGTGGTGGTGGCGGCGCTTCCGGTGGCGGAGGCGGTGGTGGCGGCGGAGGTGTTGGCGGCATGGGCCCGAGTGGCGGCCCACCATCGGGCAGCCCGCCTCCCGGCAACGTCGAGGAGTGGATCCGCGAAGCCATCAAGATCCTGCAGGCCAACGGCATCCCGGTCACCGAGGACAACATCGACGAGATCTGGAAGATCATCGAGAAGGAGTCCAGCGGCAACCCGCACGCCATCAACCTCTGGGACTCGAACGCGCAGAAGGGCACCCCGTCCAAGGGCCTCATGCAGTGCATCGACTCGACGTTCAACGCCCACAAACTGCCCGGCCACGACGACATCTGGAACCCGGTCGACAACATCATCGCCGGCGTCCGCTACACGTTCTCGCGCTACGGCGGCTTCGACGGCCACCCAGGCCTGAAGGCGATGTCCCAGGGCGGCGGCTACCAGGGCTACTGA
- a CDS encoding pyridoxal phosphate-dependent aminotransferase, which yields MLTVAARADVPPFHVMEVLSAAAQRQRTHGDVVSLAAGQPSSPAPRPVREAAVRALGEQALGYTEQLGVLELRAAVAGHYRRQYGLAVGADDVVVTTGSSGAFTLAFLAAFDVGDRVALARPGYPAYRNILKALGCEVVELACGAGTRFQPTVGMLEEAHRVAALKGVIVASPANPTGTVADVEPIARWCAGNGVQLISDEIYHGISYEGALPCAWETSRDAVVVNSFSKAFAMTGWRLGWMLLPERLRRAVDCLTGNFTLCPPALSQFAAIEAFHEDSYAETARHLERYRTNRDLLVEGLTGLGIGELAPADGAFYVYADVRHLTDDSMGFCRKLLDDTGLAIVPGIDFDPVDGHHFVRMSFAGSTEDIREALRRMKAWL from the coding sequence ATGCTGACCGTGGCTGCTCGTGCCGACGTCCCGCCGTTCCACGTCATGGAGGTGCTCTCCGCCGCTGCGCAACGGCAGCGCACTCACGGGGATGTGGTGTCGTTGGCGGCTGGGCAGCCGTCGAGTCCGGCGCCGCGGCCGGTGCGGGAGGCGGCGGTGCGGGCGTTGGGCGAGCAGGCGTTGGGGTACACCGAGCAGTTGGGTGTGTTGGAGTTGCGTGCTGCGGTTGCTGGGCATTACCGGCGGCAGTACGGGTTGGCGGTGGGGGCGGACGACGTGGTGGTGACCACCGGGTCGTCGGGGGCGTTCACGTTGGCGTTCTTGGCGGCGTTCGACGTCGGGGATCGGGTGGCGTTGGCGCGGCCGGGGTATCCGGCTTACCGGAACATCTTGAAGGCGTTGGGGTGTGAGGTTGTCGAGCTGGCGTGTGGGGCGGGCACGCGGTTTCAGCCGACGGTCGGGATGTTGGAGGAGGCGCACCGGGTCGCGGCGCTCAAGGGGGTGATCGTGGCGAGTCCGGCCAATCCGACTGGGACGGTTGCGGACGTCGAGCCGATTGCGCGGTGGTGTGCGGGCAACGGGGTGCAGTTGATCAGCGACGAGATCTACCACGGCATCAGCTATGAGGGGGCGTTGCCGTGTGCTTGGGAGACGTCGCGGGATGCGGTGGTCGTCAACTCGTTCTCGAAGGCGTTCGCGATGACCGGGTGGCGGCTGGGGTGGATGTTGTTGCCGGAGCGGCTCAGGAGGGCCGTGGACTGCTTGACCGGGAACTTCACGCTGTGTCCGCCCGCTTTGTCTCAGTTTGCGGCGATTGAGGCGTTTCACGAGGATTCGTACGCGGAGACGGCGAGGCACCTCGAGCGGTACCGGACGAACCGGGATCTGCTGGTGGAGGGGCTGACGGGGCTCGGGATCGGGGAGCTGGCGCCGGCCGACGGGGCGTTCTACGTGTACGCGGACGTCCGGCACCTCACGGACGACTCGATGGGGTTCTGCCGGAAGTTGTTGGACGACACGGGGCTCGCGATCGTGCCGGGCATCGACTTCGACCCCGTGGACGGTCACCACTTCGTGCGGATGTCGTTCGCGGGCTCAACGGAGGACATCCGGGAAGCGTTGAGGCGGATGAAGGCCTGGCTTTGA
- a CDS encoding potassium channel family protein, with translation MLQSNEARLERWERRVEWPLTALAVLFLVVYAFQVLDDHAFLHVPLEVVLWLIWAVFAADYAIRLKLAANKKQFLKSHIFDLAAVLLPMIRQLRVLRLITVITLLNKKFQHKIRQRVSIYVAGVTALVAFCASLAVLDAERHAENASITTFGDALWWTLTTMSTVGYGDRYPVTTEGRVVAGLLMVGGIALLGVITGTIASWLVEKLRGVEEAELETAQELRNLRAEIAELRAELKSSSGG, from the coding sequence GTGTTGCAGTCCAACGAGGCCCGCCTCGAACGGTGGGAGCGCAGGGTCGAGTGGCCGTTGACGGCGCTCGCCGTGCTGTTCCTCGTGGTCTACGCGTTCCAGGTGCTGGATGATCACGCGTTCCTGCACGTGCCGCTGGAAGTCGTCTTGTGGCTGATCTGGGCGGTGTTCGCGGCCGACTACGCGATCAGGTTGAAGCTTGCGGCCAACAAAAAACAGTTCCTCAAATCGCACATCTTTGATCTTGCCGCGGTGCTCCTGCCGATGATCCGGCAACTCAGGGTGCTCCGGCTCATCACCGTCATCACGCTGCTGAACAAGAAGTTCCAGCACAAAATCCGGCAACGGGTCAGCATTTACGTCGCGGGCGTCACGGCGCTCGTCGCGTTCTGCGCGAGCCTGGCCGTGCTGGACGCGGAAAGGCATGCGGAGAACGCGAGCATCACGACGTTCGGGGACGCGTTGTGGTGGACGCTCACCACGATGTCGACGGTCGGTTACGGGGACCGCTACCCCGTCACGACCGAGGGGCGGGTCGTGGCGGGGTTGCTCATGGTCGGCGGCATCGCGTTGCTCGGTGTCATCACCGGCACGATCGCCAGCTGGCTCGTGGAGAAGCTGCGCGGCGTCGAGGAGGCGGAGCTCGAGACCGCGCAGGAGCTGCGGAACCTACGCGCCGAGATCGCCGAGCTCCGCGCGGAGCTCAAGTCGAGCAGCGGCGGCTGA
- a CDS encoding HAD family hydrolase codes for MRWIVFDFGEVISQRNPAIPDMAARLGVSVASFEAVYWDRDAYDRGGSDADYWGRIGARLGVPVDVEAMTALDNAGWLTDPVPETVALIEELGGLGVPLALLSNAPVTFARLAEKEPWAAHFRHLVFSGDLGYAKPDAAIWQDLKDVVGSSDLVFYDDRQTNVDGALAAGIDARLWTSAAAARLELRAELGDLGA; via the coding sequence ATGCGCTGGATCGTGTTCGACTTCGGCGAGGTCATCAGCCAGCGCAACCCCGCCATCCCGGACATGGCGGCGCGGCTCGGGGTGTCGGTCGCCTCCTTCGAGGCCGTCTACTGGGACCGGGACGCGTACGACCGCGGCGGTTCGGACGCCGACTACTGGGGCCGGATCGGAGCGCGGCTCGGGGTGCCGGTGGACGTCGAGGCGATGACGGCGCTCGACAACGCGGGCTGGCTGACCGACCCGGTGCCCGAGACGGTGGCGTTGATCGAGGAGCTGGGCGGGCTGGGCGTGCCCCTGGCGTTGCTGTCGAACGCGCCGGTGACGTTCGCGCGCCTGGCCGAGAAGGAACCGTGGGCCGCGCACTTCCGGCACCTGGTCTTCTCCGGCGACCTCGGCTACGCCAAACCGGACGCGGCGATCTGGCAGGACCTGAAGGACGTCGTCGGCAGCTCGGACCTGGTGTTCTACGACGACCGCCAGACCAATGTGGACGGCGCGCTGGCCGCGGGCATCGACGCCCGGCTGTGGACCTCAGCCGCCGCTGCTCGACTTGAGCTCCGCGCGGAGCTCGGCGATCTCGGCGCGTAG
- a CDS encoding SigE family RNA polymerase sigma factor — translation MDQRDEQEFAEYFVARREAVRRTAYLLCGDWHRADDFAQTAFVAVHRRWRKIRDKQALDAYVRRTVVRAVIDESRRPWRREKFTDELPEAPAQDNEVGDTVATREALMKGLRRVPPRQRAVLVLRFLEGLDVTATAEVLKCSEGTVKSQTARGLTALREALGDAIDDLRPAS, via the coding sequence GTGGATCAGCGCGACGAGCAGGAGTTCGCGGAGTACTTCGTGGCTCGCCGTGAGGCCGTGCGCCGAACGGCATACCTGCTGTGCGGCGACTGGCACCGCGCTGACGACTTCGCGCAGACGGCGTTCGTGGCGGTGCACAGGAGGTGGCGGAAGATCCGGGACAAGCAGGCCCTCGACGCCTACGTCCGGCGCACCGTGGTGCGCGCGGTGATCGACGAGTCCCGCCGTCCGTGGCGGCGCGAGAAGTTCACCGACGAGCTGCCGGAGGCTCCGGCGCAGGACAACGAGGTCGGCGACACCGTCGCGACCCGTGAGGCGTTGATGAAGGGCCTGCGCAGGGTTCCGCCGCGGCAACGGGCGGTGCTCGTGCTGCGGTTCCTCGAAGGGCTCGACGTGACGGCCACGGCCGAGGTGCTGAAGTGCTCGGAAGGAACTGTGAAGAGTCAGACCGCTCGCGGGCTGACCGCGCTGCGGGAAGCCCTCGGGGACGCGATCGACGACCTGCGACCGGCATCGTGA
- a CDS encoding TetR/AcrR family transcriptional regulator, translated as MTAATPKGERRRQALVEAAAELLVEGGFDAVRHRAVAERAGLPLASTTYYFDSLDELVTAAVELHGRTELASGRRKLDALPEGPDDDAVVELVLDLLVGPDVTDTETMLLRYERLVATGRRPYLRPLMRAMGAELQDLIAAMFARSGRALSADRVEELIALVDGAVVNAFIELKSDPRGVAAKMLRKALSRHE; from the coding sequence ATGACGGCAGCAACTCCCAAGGGCGAGCGCCGCAGGCAGGCGCTCGTGGAGGCCGCGGCCGAACTGCTCGTGGAGGGCGGGTTCGACGCGGTCCGGCACCGCGCGGTCGCCGAACGCGCAGGTCTGCCGCTCGCGTCCACCACGTACTACTTCGACTCGCTCGACGAGCTGGTGACCGCGGCCGTCGAGCTGCACGGGCGCACCGAGCTCGCGAGCGGCAGGCGGAAGCTGGACGCGCTGCCGGAGGGCCCTGACGACGACGCGGTGGTCGAGCTGGTCCTCGACCTGCTGGTCGGCCCGGACGTGACCGACACCGAGACGATGCTGCTGCGCTACGAACGCCTCGTCGCGACCGGCCGCCGCCCCTACCTGCGGCCGTTGATGCGCGCGATGGGCGCGGAGCTGCAGGACCTGATCGCCGCCATGTTCGCCCGCTCCGGCCGGGCGCTCTCCGCGGACCGGGTCGAGGAGCTGATCGCGTTGGTGGACGGCGCGGTGGTCAACGCGTTCATCGAGCTGAAGTCGGATCCGCGGGGTGTGGCGGCCAAGATGCTCCGAAAGGCCCTGTCGCGTCACGAGTGA
- a CDS encoding RNA polymerase sigma factor, producing the protein MRKADEQGFREFAAANAASLRRTAYLFCGDWHTAEDLMQSSLMKMYLAWKRIKGLDNLIAYARKVLLRTWLDEKRRPWRRAEQRDGELPDAADESVDPDNTSAKLWARELVHTALLQVPPRQRAVLVLRYFEDLSVAEVAVAMGCSEGTVKSQTARGLATLRTIVEKLDNSSGRVAS; encoded by the coding sequence ATGCGCAAGGCCGATGAACAGGGCTTCCGCGAGTTCGCGGCAGCCAATGCCGCGAGCTTGCGCCGCACCGCGTACCTGTTCTGTGGTGACTGGCACACCGCGGAAGACCTCATGCAGTCCAGCCTGATGAAGATGTACCTGGCCTGGAAGCGGATCAAGGGCCTGGACAACCTGATCGCCTACGCCCGCAAGGTGCTGCTGCGCACCTGGCTGGACGAGAAGCGCAGGCCGTGGCGCAGAGCCGAGCAGCGTGACGGGGAGCTGCCGGACGCCGCCGACGAGAGCGTGGACCCGGACAACACCAGCGCGAAGCTGTGGGCGCGTGAGCTCGTGCACACCGCGTTGCTGCAGGTCCCGCCGCGGCAACGGGCGGTGCTCGTGCTGCGTTACTTCGAAGACCTCTCGGTCGCCGAGGTGGCGGTGGCCATGGGGTGCTCGGAGGGAACGGTGAAGAGCCAGACGGCGCGTGGCCTCGCGACGCTGCGCACCATCGTGGAGAAGCTCGACAACAGTTCGGGGAGGGTCGCGTCGTGA
- the purB gene encoding adenylosuccinate lyase, with translation MTKPRISNVLAGRYASTSLATLWSAEHKIVLERQLWLAVLRAQAAAGIDVPAGAVADYERVLEQVDLESIAARERVTRHDVKARIEEFNALAGHEHVHKGMTSRDLTENVEQLQVLRSLELVRAKTAAVLGRLARLAAEHTGLVMAGRSHNVAAQATTLGKRFATTADELLVAFTRLDELIARYPLRGIKGPVGTAQDMLDLLGSGEKLAELERTIAGHLGFERVLTSVGQVYPRSLDFDVVSTLVQLAAGPSSMAKTIRLMAGHELVTEGFKPGQVGSSAMPHKMNTRSCERVNGFAVILRGYLSMVGELAGDQWNEGDVSCSVVRRVALPDAFFAFDGLLETFLTVLDEFGAYPAVVARELDRYLPFLGTTKVLMAAVRAGVGRETAHEAIKENAVAVALAMREEGLAQNDLLDRLAADERLPLDRAALDALLADRLSFTGVASAQVAAVVEQVAEVVEKYPAYEPEPIL, from the coding sequence GTGACCAAGCCCCGCATCTCCAACGTCCTCGCAGGTCGCTACGCCTCCACGTCGCTCGCGACGCTCTGGTCGGCCGAGCACAAGATCGTGCTGGAACGCCAGTTGTGGCTCGCGGTCCTGCGTGCGCAGGCGGCGGCGGGCATCGACGTGCCGGCCGGTGCGGTGGCCGACTACGAGCGCGTGCTGGAGCAGGTCGACCTGGAGTCGATCGCGGCGCGTGAGCGGGTGACGCGGCACGACGTGAAGGCGCGCATCGAGGAGTTCAACGCCCTCGCCGGCCACGAGCACGTGCACAAGGGCATGACCTCGCGCGACCTCACCGAGAACGTCGAGCAGCTGCAGGTGCTGCGCTCGCTGGAGCTGGTGCGCGCCAAGACGGCGGCGGTGCTGGGACGCCTGGCGAGGCTCGCCGCCGAGCACACCGGCCTGGTGATGGCCGGCCGGTCGCACAACGTCGCCGCGCAGGCCACGACGCTGGGCAAGCGCTTCGCCACGACCGCGGACGAGCTGCTGGTGGCGTTCACGCGGCTGGACGAGCTGATCGCGCGGTACCCGTTGCGCGGCATCAAGGGCCCGGTCGGCACCGCGCAGGACATGCTCGACCTGCTCGGCTCCGGCGAGAAGCTGGCCGAGCTGGAACGCACGATCGCCGGTCACCTCGGCTTCGAGCGGGTGCTGACGTCGGTCGGCCAGGTGTACCCGCGCTCGCTGGACTTCGACGTGGTGTCGACGCTGGTGCAGCTCGCGGCCGGGCCGTCGTCGATGGCGAAGACGATCAGGCTGATGGCGGGCCACGAGCTGGTGACCGAGGGCTTCAAGCCCGGTCAGGTGGGCTCCAGCGCCATGCCGCACAAGATGAACACCCGGTCGTGCGAGCGCGTGAACGGCTTCGCGGTGATCCTGCGCGGCTACCTGTCGATGGTCGGCGAGCTCGCGGGCGACCAGTGGAACGAGGGCGACGTGTCGTGCTCGGTCGTGCGCCGGGTGGCGTTGCCGGACGCGTTCTTCGCGTTCGACGGGTTGCTGGAGACGTTCCTGACGGTGCTGGACGAGTTCGGTGCCTACCCGGCGGTCGTCGCGCGTGAGCTGGACCGGTACCTGCCGTTCCTCGGCACGACGAAGGTGCTGATGGCGGCCGTGCGCGCGGGTGTCGGCAGGGAGACCGCGCACGAGGCGATCAAGGAGAACGCGGTGGCGGTCGCGCTGGCGATGCGCGAGGAGGGCCTGGCGCAGAACGACCTGCTGGACCGCCTCGCCGCCGACGAGCGCCTGCCGCTGGACCGCGCCGCCCTGGACGCGCTGCTCGCTGACCGGCTGTCGTTCACGGGAGTGGCGTCGGCGCAGGTCGCCGCGGTCGTCGAGCAGGTGGCCGAGGTCGTCGAGAAGTACCCGGCGTACGAGCCGGAGCCGATCCTGTGA
- a CDS encoding MOSC domain-containing protein — MIVSELFVYPVKGCGGVSVTSSAVDLTGLRDDRMMMLVSAADGVFLSQRNTPALAALRPSVVDSSLVVGGESFPVVVDGPRIPVVVHKWDGFGVDQGADAAAYFSDVLGQPVRLVRTPPDQRRESTGETTGVIGYADGNSVLVVSLSSLDGLNERILERGGEPVPMDRFRPNVVVSGRPEPHVEDRVRRAVIGDVELGYAKDCVRCAVPLVDQGTGLRAGPEPIRTLASYRRDPDGGVTFGMKAAVVRAGSLAVGDEVDVLEWAS; from the coding sequence GTGATCGTCTCGGAGCTGTTCGTCTACCCGGTCAAGGGGTGTGGCGGCGTCTCCGTCACGTCGTCCGCGGTGGACCTCACCGGGCTGCGCGACGACCGGATGATGATGCTGGTGTCGGCCGCGGACGGCGTGTTCCTGTCGCAGCGGAACACGCCCGCACTGGCCGCCCTGCGTCCGTCCGTCGTGGACTCGTCGCTGGTGGTCGGTGGCGAGTCGTTCCCGGTTGTCGTCGACGGGCCGCGGATCCCGGTCGTCGTGCACAAGTGGGACGGCTTCGGCGTTGATCAAGGTGCTGACGCCGCCGCGTACTTCTCCGACGTGCTCGGTCAGCCGGTCCGGCTGGTGCGCACGCCACCGGACCAGCGCCGCGAGTCGACCGGCGAGACCACCGGCGTCATCGGTTATGCCGACGGCAACTCGGTTCTCGTGGTCTCGCTGTCCTCGTTGGACGGTCTGAACGAGCGCATCCTGGAACGCGGCGGCGAACCCGTGCCGATGGACCGGTTCCGGCCGAACGTCGTCGTGTCCGGCCGGCCGGAGCCGCACGTCGAGGACCGGGTGCGCCGTGCGGTGATCGGCGACGTGGAACTGGGTTACGCCAAGGACTGCGTGCGGTGCGCGGTGCCGCTGGTCGACCAGGGCACCGGCCTGCGCGCCGGTCCGGAACCGATCCGCACGCTCGCCTCGTACCGGCGCGACCCGGACGGCGGCGTGACCTTCGGGATGAAGGCGGCCGTGGTCCGCGCCGGGTCGCTCGCGGTCGGTGACGAGGTGGACGTGCTGGAGTGGGCGAGCTAG